One Fusarium musae strain F31 chromosome 6, whole genome shotgun sequence DNA segment encodes these proteins:
- a CDS encoding hypothetical protein (EggNog:ENOG41) produces the protein MVYVRQKELPALREYKYSGVDHSLLSKYVLKPFYTKFVIKCFPMSMAPNLITLTGFSFVVANFLTLLWYTPTLDQDCPAWVYYSWALGLFLYQTFDAVDGTQARRTRQSGPLGELFDHGVDACNTSLEVLLFAASQNMGQSWQTVAVLFASLLTFYVQTWETYHTKTLTLGIVNGPVEGVLAIVLVFVFTGYVGGAHFWQQSMFHTIGVPSTIGIPSFIYNLTFTEWYLIQGSIVLVFNTVESSLNVIRARRARGDRSRGALLGLVPFFSIWSMVVAYLYLQPKIRECHLIPFALFAGLVNAYSVGQMITAHLVHLRFPYWNVLGLPLAFGVIDSLGPIFQRNLGFGWPSALGDNVYQVAFMFMMLGTAVGVYGSFVVDVIVTICDYLDIWCLTIKHPHVENEGAQTNGTKKD, from the exons ATGGTCTACGTACGGCAAAAGGAGCTCCCCGCGCTCCGTGAGTACAAATACTCCGGTGTCGACCATTCACTGCTTTCCAAATATGTTCTAAAGCCCTTCTACACGAAATTCGTCATCAAGTGCTTCCCTATGAGCATGGCACCGAATTTGATCACTCTGACGGGCTTTTCATTCGTCGTTGCAAACTTCTTGACGCTGCTGTGGTATACTCCCACTCTTGACCAAGATTGCCCCGCCTGGGTGTATTATTCTTGGGCACTGGGCTTGTTCCTATATCAAACTTTCGATGCTGTGGACGGAACTCAAGC GCGCCGAACTCGGCAATCCGGACCTCTGGGCGAACTCTTCGATCATGGGGTAGATGCTTGCAATACCTCgcttgaggttcttctttttgctgcTTCTCAGAACATGGGACAGAGCTGGCAGACTGTGGCAGTCTTGTTCGCAT CCCTCTTGACGTTTTATGTTCAGACATGGGAGACTTATCACACCAAGACTCTCACTCTCGGTATCGTGAACGGACCCGTCGAGGGCGTTCTTGCGATCGTCCTGGTCTTCGTTTTCACTGGCTACGTTGGGGGTGCCCATTTCTGGCAGCAGAGCATGTTTCATACCATCGGTGTGCCTTCCACCATTGGCATCCCATCTTTCATCTACAACCTCACCTTTACCGAGTGGTATCTTATTCAGGGCAGTATTGTTCTTGTCTTCAATACTGTCGAGTCTTCACTCAACGTCATCCGCGCTCGACGTGCCCGTGGAGACCGTTCTCGAGGTGCgctgcttggccttgtcccTTTCTTCAGCATCTGGTCTATGGTGGTTGCCTACCTTTATCTTCAACCCAAGATCCGCGAATGCCATCTCATCCCGTTTGCCCTCTTCGCCGGCCTTGTCAATGCCTACAGCGTCGGGCAGATGATCACTGCTCACCTTGTTCACCTGCGTTTCCCCTACTGGAACGTGCTGGGCCTGCCTCTTGCCTTTGGTGTCATCGACTCATTGGGCCCCATCTTCCAGCGTAACTTAGGGTTTGGCTGGCCCAGCGCTCTTGGCGATAATGTCTACCAAGTGGCTTTCATGTTCATGATGCTCGGAACCGCCGTCGGCGTCTACGGAAGTTTTGTCGTTGACGTTATCGTTACCATCTGCGATTACCTCGACATCTGGTGCCTCACCATTAAGCATCCTCATGTTGAAAACGAAGGTGCTCAGACCAATGGTACAAAGAAGGACTAA